In the Myxococcus fulvus genome, one interval contains:
- a CDS encoding OsmC family protein has product MTTHDSKLLAAAVVESQTGYTQSIRTGKHHFQADEPAALGGADQGPAPYQLLVGSLGACTAITLKMYAARKGWELNPFTVKLKLLREDDVERVERVLSVGPAVTEEQKARLLEIAAKTPVTLTLSRALRIDTSFAPTP; this is encoded by the coding sequence ATGACCACCCATGACTCCAAGCTGCTCGCGGCGGCCGTCGTCGAGAGCCAGACCGGCTACACGCAGTCGATTCGCACCGGCAAACATCACTTCCAGGCGGACGAGCCCGCGGCGCTGGGCGGCGCGGACCAGGGCCCCGCGCCCTACCAGTTGCTGGTGGGCTCACTGGGCGCGTGCACCGCCATCACGTTGAAGATGTACGCGGCGCGCAAGGGCTGGGAGCTGAACCCCTTCACCGTGAAGCTCAAGCTGCTGCGTGAGGACGATGTGGAGCGCGTGGAGCGTGTGCTCTCGGTCGGCCCCGCCGTCACCGAGGAGCAGAAGGCGCGCCTGCTCGAAATCGCCGCGAAGACGCCCGTGACGCTCACCCTGTCTCGCGCGCTGCGCATCGACACGAGCTTCGCGCCGACGCCCTGA